From a single Deltaproteobacteria bacterium genomic region:
- the cbiQ gene encoding cobalt ECF transporter T component CbiQ, producing MTDVPPISLPLWQLPLLVLAPLAVLAFVVVRLRTAAHDRSAPGEERDWSAPSLEEISGDSLFHRWDVRCKIVTLLVYSFMVASLGHPMPALAAIGVSLLTLVIARASFAKVLFRLLAISGFVTMFLVVMPFSVPIHPGDTVLTFGGMEWVAFNLRGLNLAATIAAKAVAIALLMEPLLSTAPLPVTLYGLSRLGAPEMAGQMVLLSYRYLHVFRHEARRMSSGMRIRGFRKRTNLETLRAVANFLGMLFVRSFERTERVFDAMRARGYKGRFPEPAQLRLQTMDFVVAGGWMAVGVALIVYDRMAG from the coding sequence ATGACTGACGTACCTCCTATTTCCCTGCCCCTGTGGCAATTACCCCTGCTGGTATTGGCGCCGCTTGCGGTGCTGGCGTTCGTTGTGGTTCGTCTTCGCACTGCGGCGCATGATCGCAGTGCGCCCGGCGAGGAACGTGACTGGTCGGCGCCGTCCTTGGAAGAAATCTCCGGCGATTCTCTATTCCACCGCTGGGACGTGCGCTGCAAGATCGTGACGCTGCTGGTCTACAGTTTTATGGTCGCGTCGTTGGGACATCCGATGCCCGCCCTAGCCGCCATCGGCGTGTCCTTGCTGACGCTGGTCATAGCAAGGGCTTCTTTTGCAAAGGTGCTGTTCCGATTGCTGGCGATCTCCGGTTTCGTAACCATGTTTTTGGTGGTCATGCCGTTCTCGGTTCCGATACATCCTGGAGACACCGTGCTGACCTTCGGCGGGATGGAATGGGTTGCCTTCAACCTGCGTGGTTTGAACCTGGCCGCCACCATCGCCGCCAAGGCCGTGGCCATTGCATTGCTAATGGAACCATTGCTGTCCACGGCGCCTCTTCCGGTCACGCTTTATGGCCTCTCGCGACTCGGCGCGCCGGAAATGGCAGGCCAGATGGTGCTGCTCAGCTACCGGTATTTGCATGTATTTCGGCACGAGGCCCGTCGCATGTCTTCGGGCATGCGTATACGCGGCTTCCGCAAGCGCACCAACCTGGAAACGTTACGCGCGGTGGCGAACTTCCTGGGGATGCTGTTTGTGCGCAGTTTCGAAAGGACCGAGCGGGTATTCGACGCCATGCGCGCTCGGGGCTACAAAGGACGCTTTCCGGAACCGGCCCAACTCCGTCTACAGACCATGGATTTTGTGGTGGCGGGCGGTTGGATGGCCGTTGGCGTGGCGCTCATTGTCTACGACCGGATGGCCGGGTGA
- the cbiM gene encoding cobalt transporter CbiM has protein sequence MHISDGVLPVSVTVGSYVASAALAAWSARRTRSGDLPKLAVMTAAFFVASLVHVPFGPTSVHLIIPGLTGALLGPSAFLSIGLGLLLQSLLFQFGGITALGANSLMMGLPALVCGWLFRRFKGRARPRQALVGGLAGALGTVLAAMILALLLVTGGEDFFGVAKIALLSHVPVVIIEGLVSAFTIAFLARVKPELLQPTFVSSAGAAHD, from the coding sequence ATGCATATTTCCGACGGGGTACTTCCCGTGTCCGTGACAGTTGGAAGCTATGTGGCCAGCGCGGCCCTGGCAGCCTGGAGCGCCCGCCGCACCCGCAGCGGGGATCTGCCCAAGTTGGCGGTGATGACGGCGGCTTTCTTCGTGGCTTCCCTGGTTCATGTGCCGTTTGGACCGACGAGCGTCCATCTCATCATACCCGGTCTCACGGGTGCGCTGCTGGGGCCGTCCGCGTTTCTCTCCATCGGCTTGGGGCTATTGCTGCAAAGCTTACTGTTTCAATTCGGCGGCATAACCGCGTTGGGCGCCAACTCCCTCATGATGGGGCTGCCCGCTCTGGTCTGCGGTTGGTTGTTCCGGCGGTTCAAAGGACGCGCCCGCCCGCGGCAGGCCCTTGTCGGCGGACTGGCGGGGGCGTTGGGGACCGTCCTGGCCGCCATGATTCTGGCCCTGCTCCTGGTTACCGGAGGTGAAGACTTTTTCGGCGTAGCCAAAATCGCCCTGCTGTCGCATGTCCCCGTGGTCATCATCGAGGGCCTGGTGAGCGCATTTACCATCGCCTTCCTGGCCCGTGTCAAACCCGAGCTATTGCAGCCGACCTTTGTTTCTTCGGCCGGTGCAGCCCATGACTGA
- a CDS encoding carboxypeptidase regulatory-like domain-containing protein: MKTKSCFLMCIFVSLLLCGAVLAHKVNLFAYVEAGKVYTESYFPDGSPVKGGKVLVYDSRNELLLEGVTDNGGLFSFDVPKVDDLTIVIEATMGHRNSFKLKKSEVETRK; encoded by the coding sequence GTGAAAACAAAGAGTTGTTTTCTTATGTGCATTTTTGTGTCATTGCTGCTTTGCGGCGCCGTATTGGCGCACAAGGTGAACCTGTTCGCTTATGTCGAAGCCGGCAAGGTGTACACGGAGAGCTATTTTCCGGATGGCTCCCCCGTGAAGGGCGGAAAGGTTCTGGTGTATGACAGCCGGAACGAACTGCTCCTGGAAGGGGTGACGGACAACGGAGGGCTTTTCAGTTTTGACGTGCCCAAAGTCGACGATCTGACCATCGTCATCGAAGCAACCATGGGTCACAGAAACAGTTTCAAGCTGAAGAAAAGCGAAGTGGAGACTCGTAAATGA
- a CDS encoding DUF4198 domain-containing protein — protein MRTTISIFSVVSILVLMMAAVPASAHFGAIIPSDDIVTQDDVMTLNLQVKFIHPMERHYMEMAKPKQFGVLHAGEKTDLLDTLKAVKGKSPDQAEEFTFWTSDYRIRRPGDYTFFVEPTPYWEPAEDVFIVHYTKVCVDALGLEEGWDRPVGLETEIIPMTRPYGLWTGNLFTGRVLLKGKPVSFAEVEVEYLNESPGNTSVVAPADAFVTQVVKADVNGVFNYAMPRAGWWGFAALNEADWKLKHDGEEKGVEIGAVYWVHTRDMK, from the coding sequence ATGCGCACAACCATTTCAATTTTTTCAGTCGTGAGTATTCTGGTTCTGATGATGGCCGCCGTCCCGGCGTCCGCGCATTTCGGCGCGATCATACCGTCGGACGACATCGTGACCCAAGATGACGTGATGACCTTGAACCTTCAAGTTAAATTCATCCACCCCATGGAAAGACACTACATGGAGATGGCCAAACCAAAGCAGTTCGGCGTGTTGCACGCCGGCGAGAAAACCGATTTGCTCGATACCCTCAAGGCGGTCAAGGGCAAAAGCCCGGATCAGGCCGAAGAGTTCACGTTCTGGACCTCCGATTACCGGATTCGCCGGCCGGGAGACTACACGTTCTTTGTGGAACCTACTCCCTATTGGGAACCTGCGGAAGACGTATTTATCGTACACTACACCAAGGTCTGCGTGGATGCCTTAGGTTTGGAGGAAGGCTGGGACCGACCGGTCGGCCTCGAGACCGAAATTATACCCATGACCCGGCCTTATGGTCTATGGACCGGCAACCTGTTTACCGGCCGGGTGCTGCTCAAGGGCAAGCCGGTCTCCTTTGCCGAGGTGGAAGTCGAATACCTGAACGAGTCCCCCGGTAACACCAGTGTCGTAGCGCCGGCGGACGCCTTTGTGACCCAGGTGGTCAAAGCGGATGTCAACGGCGTTTTCAATTACGCCATGCCGAGAGCCGGATGGTGGGGATTTGCGGCCCTTAACGAAGCCGACTGGAAGTTGAAGCATGACGGCGAGGAGAAAGGAGTTGAAATCGGAGCGGTCTACTGGGTCCATACTCGGGATATGAAATAG
- a CDS encoding DUF3842 family protein, which translates to MPKRICVIDGQGGGIGATVIKYLREAHGESVELIALGTNTIATAQMLKAGANKGASGENAICRTVLTADCIIGPIAVTWANAMLGEVTPKMAEAVTSSEAIKILLPLTQEKVEIVGVPKEPLPHLVQEVVEKIKEVMKHV; encoded by the coding sequence GTGCCTAAACGAATTTGCGTGATCGACGGCCAGGGCGGCGGCATCGGCGCGACCGTGATCAAGTACCTGAGAGAGGCGCACGGCGAGTCCGTGGAGTTGATCGCCCTGGGAACAAATACCATTGCAACGGCCCAAATGCTCAAGGCCGGCGCCAACAAGGGAGCGTCCGGAGAAAATGCCATTTGCCGGACAGTTTTGACGGCGGACTGTATTATCGGTCCCATTGCCGTCACCTGGGCCAACGCCATGCTGGGCGAAGTGACGCCCAAAATGGCCGAAGCCGTTACTTCCAGCGAGGCCATAAAGATTCTTTTGCCCCTGACTCAGGAAAAAGTCGAGATTGTGGGCGTTCCCAAAGAGCCACTGCCCCACCTGGTGCAGGAGGTGGTGGAAAAGATAAAGGAGGTAATGAAACATGTGTGA
- a CDS encoding CooT family nickel-binding protein: MCEANAYWVKEGEEELIMESVDLVEPEGDDSWRLVGIFGDRKTVRGRIGGMNLVDHKILFEAQGD; encoded by the coding sequence ATGTGTGAAGCCAATGCCTATTGGGTGAAAGAAGGCGAGGAAGAGCTAATCATGGAATCCGTAGATCTCGTCGAGCCGGAAGGGGACGATTCTTGGCGTCTGGTGGGCATTTTCGGCGACCGGAAGACCGTCAGAGGCCGGATCGGGGGGATGAACCTGGTCGACCATAAGATTTTGTTCGAAGCGCAAGGCGACTGA